A stretch of the Pygocentrus nattereri isolate fPygNat1 chromosome 29, fPygNat1.pri, whole genome shotgun sequence genome encodes the following:
- the LOC108417397 gene encoding DLA class II histocompatibility antigen, DR-1 beta chain-like — MILILQLLLALSLRADGYDWYQVLNCAFSSSDLSDLEFIDTFYFNKDPVIRFNSTVGRFVGFTEFGVHNAERWNKGPFLQQERAELDRYCKPNVKLDITHILEKTVKPKIRLTSEKQASQGHPALLMCSAYGFYPPAIDMYWLRDGEKVTSDVVSTEEMADGNWYYQIHSHLEYTPTSGEKISCVVEHASSKKPIIVDWGGSFPDSDRDKIFIGASGFVLGIILSTAGFLYYKKKSPEFL, encoded by the exons ATGATCCTGATTCTGCAGCTGCTGCTCGCTCTGAGTCTGAGAGCAG atGGATATGACTGGTACCAAGTTTTAAATTGTGCCTTCAGTTCGTCAGATCTCTCAGATCTGGAATTCATCGACACGTTTTATTTCAATAAGGATCCAGTGATCCGGTTTAACAGCACGGTGGGGAGGTTTGTAGGGTTCACCGAGTTCGGAGTGCACAATGCAGAGCGCTGGAATAAAGGACCTTTTCTACAGCAGGAGAGAGCTGAGCTGGACAGATACTGCAAACCTAACGTAAAATTAGACATCACTCATATCCTGGAGAAAACAG TCAAGCCGAAGATCCGTCTCACATCAGAAAAGCAGGCCAGTCAGGGTCACCCAGCCCTGCTGATGTGCAGCGCGTATGGCTTCTACCCCCCAGCCATCGACATGTACTGGCTGAGAGACGGTGAAAAGGTGACCTCTGATGTGGTGTCCACTGAGGAGATGGCTGATGGAAACTGGTACTACCAGATCCACTCCCACCTGGAGTACACGCCCACATCTGGAGAGAAGATCTCCTGTGTGGTGGAGCACGCCAGCTCTAAGAAGCCCATCATTGTTGACTGGG GAGGTTCTTTTCCTGATTCTGACCGGGACAAGATTTTTATCGGAGCTTCAGGGTTCGTGTTGGGGATCATCCTGTCCACTGCTGGATTCCTCTACTACAAGAAGAAATCTCCAG AGTTCCTGTGA
- the LOC108415661 gene encoding H-2 class II histocompatibility antigen, A-Q alpha chain-like isoform X1 — MFEFVSSTLIKMKLCLILAWSVFLSTEAKIQHKDTHITLCSDTEKQDMYGLDGEEKWHADFSEGKGVMTLPQFVDPFIYKEGAYEAAVVNVEVCKQNLAIFVKAYNYPAEPKDAPQSSLYSEDDVELGSNNTLICYITGFYPAHVEVSWTKNNINVTSEASLSRYGVTDDGTFNLVSQLSFIPKKDDIYTCGVDHVALDRPLTKTWDVQFPPPSLGPTVFCVAGLAAGLLGTAVGIFFFIKGSHKGSSKGNCGKRSPDFVRWALLSEQKLLELLGKKKLVGKTTPLTFK, encoded by the exons ATGTTTGAGTTTGTTTCCTCTACGCTGATCAAGATGAAGCTGTGTTTGATTCTCGCCTGGTCAGTTTTTCTCTCCACAGAGGCTAAAA TTCAGCACAAGGACACCCACATAACCCTGTGCTCTGATACAGAGAAACAGGACATGTACGGACTGGATGGAGAAGAAAAGTGGCACGCAGACTTCAGTGAGGGGAAAGGAGTGATGACCCTGCCACAGTTTGTAGATCCTTTCATCTATAAAGAAGGAGCTTATGAGGCGGCTGTTGTTAATGTGGAAGTCTGTAAACAAAACTTGgctatttttgtaaaagcttaCAACTACCCTGCAGAACCAAAGG ATGCTCCTCAAAGCTCACTCTACTCAGAGGACGATGTGGAGCTGGGCTCTAATAACACCCTCATCTGCTACATCACTGGATTCTACCCAGCACACGTTGAAGTTTCATGGACCAAGAACAACATCAATGTGACGAGTGAAGCTTCCCTCAGCAGATATGGCGTTACTGATGATGGAACCTTCAACCTGGTCTCTCAACTGAGCTTCATTCCAAAGAAGGACGATATCTACACCTGCGGTGTGGACCATGTGGCCCTGGACAGACCACTGACCAAAACATGGG ATGTGCAGTTCCCTCCTCCCAGTCTGGGTCCGACTGTGTTCTGTGTAGCGGGTCTGGCTGCAGGACTGCTGGGAACCGCGGTTGgaatcttcttcttcatcaAAGGAAGCCACAAAGGAAGCAGCAAAGGAAACTGCGGGAAACGGAGTCCAGACTTCGTGCGGTGGGCTTTACTCTCAGAGCAGAAGTTACTTGAGCTCCTCGGGAAAAAGAAGCTGGTTGGGAAAAcgacgcctctgacttttaaatga
- the LOC108415661 gene encoding H-2 class II histocompatibility antigen, A-Q alpha chain-like isoform X2: MRSFLEFSVVQHKDTHITLCSDTEKQDMYGLDGEEKWHADFSEGKGVMTLPQFVDPFIYKEGAYEAAVVNVEVCKQNLAIFVKAYNYPAEPKDAPQSSLYSEDDVELGSNNTLICYITGFYPAHVEVSWTKNNINVTSEASLSRYGVTDDGTFNLVSQLSFIPKKDDIYTCGVDHVALDRPLTKTWDVQFPPPSLGPTVFCVAGLAAGLLGTAVGIFFFIKGSHKGSSKGNCGKRSPDFVRWALLSEQKLLELLGKKKLVGKTTPLTFK; this comes from the exons ATGAGATCCTTCCTGGAGTTTTCTGTAG TTCAGCACAAGGACACCCACATAACCCTGTGCTCTGATACAGAGAAACAGGACATGTACGGACTGGATGGAGAAGAAAAGTGGCACGCAGACTTCAGTGAGGGGAAAGGAGTGATGACCCTGCCACAGTTTGTAGATCCTTTCATCTATAAAGAAGGAGCTTATGAGGCGGCTGTTGTTAATGTGGAAGTCTGTAAACAAAACTTGgctatttttgtaaaagcttaCAACTACCCTGCAGAACCAAAGG ATGCTCCTCAAAGCTCACTCTACTCAGAGGACGATGTGGAGCTGGGCTCTAATAACACCCTCATCTGCTACATCACTGGATTCTACCCAGCACACGTTGAAGTTTCATGGACCAAGAACAACATCAATGTGACGAGTGAAGCTTCCCTCAGCAGATATGGCGTTACTGATGATGGAACCTTCAACCTGGTCTCTCAACTGAGCTTCATTCCAAAGAAGGACGATATCTACACCTGCGGTGTGGACCATGTGGCCCTGGACAGACCACTGACCAAAACATGGG ATGTGCAGTTCCCTCCTCCCAGTCTGGGTCCGACTGTGTTCTGTGTAGCGGGTCTGGCTGCAGGACTGCTGGGAACCGCGGTTGgaatcttcttcttcatcaAAGGAAGCCACAAAGGAAGCAGCAAAGGAAACTGCGGGAAACGGAGTCCAGACTTCGTGCGGTGGGCTTTACTCTCAGAGCAGAAGTTACTTGAGCTCCTCGGGAAAAAGAAGCTGGTTGGGAAAAcgacgcctctgacttttaaatga